A region from the Pungitius pungitius chromosome 16, fPunPun2.1, whole genome shotgun sequence genome encodes:
- the ltbp3 gene encoding latent-transforming growth factor beta-binding protein 3 isoform X4 → MDQSDVKPPYKTGPRPIPSRLKPKGRCFQETTPKQACNSTPLPVLTNQEDCCGSVGNSWGQNKCYQCPKLPNASVKHTIVEDYGSTCPQGYKRYNSTHCQDINECSMQGVCQNGDCLNTLGSFKCSCKAGKVFERNRCVDSPAEHAHCFLMASEARGCEHALPTYLTQDMCCCTVGKAWGRNCERCPQVGTVAFSKICPAGKGYFLQNIRETVAFPPIIFPSKHDKEEPKWPERPPAPPTAVQRPPTSGPRVPVVKPTPPTIIRLTPGNDPLETQTKVLPETDECRLNRNICGHGECVNSLSSYVCHCHPGYHLNPQRNICEDNNECDSDPCGHGRGLCVNNEGSYKCICRQGYKHMVQYGRVKCLDVDECSKPDICGVGGQCVNLPGSYKCDCHSGFRSKSHREPACEDINECLNPETCPNEQCENTPGSYECVPCLPGHTARSNTCYDIDECQKPGVCPNGGCNNLPGSYLCKCNEGFLPSSDSKSCSDVDECEDVRLCAYGHCINTEGSFKCQCYPGYQRTQEGSHCEDIDECETPSNCQRGRCINSMGSYHCECQAGYTLVGGRRCHDVDECAADRSLCQPFGSCENRPGSYVCSCNHGYVLSEDKHSCEAVRVLMDEKKECYMNLDDTVFCDSVLASNVTKQECCCSIGVGWGDHCEIHPCPVSQSAEFHFLCPNGQGLYYDEGLLYSLPVYHDIDECSLFADEICKKGRCENTQPGYECYCQQGFYYDGNLFECIDVNECHDESLCTNGRCVNTEGSFYCNCNPSWTPDSNKKKCVVPTVADDNECENPANCKNGHCVDTPGSYYCICSLPWTLATDRNSCVTPEEQADVNECQDPSYCKNGRCENTPGSFHCFCDPPLTFSAALKQCVYDDRTAAHKDVCFLRVDEGLICSEPRNGMTVTYSECCCHYGRGWGPECNTCPARNSEMFSRLCQMHWESESDGEQDFLAAFANYNPGDSSEEDSDECSCANGRCVRSYLGTMCECNAGFRRDHSLTRCIDIDECTEPGARVNPCKNARCVNTSGSYKCFCKHGFVATRRPNTCVRRRSR, encoded by the exons ATGGACCAGTCAGACGTGAAGCCACCGTACAAGACGGGGCCCCGCCCGATCCCCTCCAGACTCAAACCCAAGGGGCGATGCTTCCAGGAGACCACACCCAAGCAGGCC TGCAACAGCACGCCGCTTCCTGTTCTGACCAATCAGGAGGATTGCTGCGGCAGCGTGGGGAATTCGTGGGGACAGAACAAGTGTTATCAGTGCCCCAAACTACCAA ATGCATCGGTGAAGCATACCATCGTGGAAGACTACGGCTCCACCTGTCCGCAAGGCTACAAGCGATACAACAGCACTCACTGTCAAG ATATCAACGAGTGCTCCATGCAGGGCGTCTGTCAGAACGGAGACTGTCTGAACACTTTGGGCAGCTTCAAATGCTCCTGCAAAGCGGGGAAGGTCTTTGAAAGGAACCGGTGCGTCG ATTCTCCAGCTGAGCACGCTCACTGCTTCCTGATGGCGTCCGAGGCCAGGGGCTGCGAGCACGCGCTGCCCACCTACCTCACCCAGGATATGTGCTGCTGCACGGTGGGCAAAGCCTGGGGACGCAACTGTGAAAGATGTCCTCAGGTGGGCACAG TGGCTTTCAGTAAGATCTGTCCCGCTGGGAAGGGATACTTCCTCCAAAATATAAGAGAGACCGTGGCCTTCCCTCCCATCATCTTCCCCAGCAAGCATGACAAAGAAG AACCAAAGTGGCCA GAGAGGCCCCCCGCGCCGCCGACTGCTGTGCAGCGGCCCCCCACCAGCGGCCCTCGCGTGCCAG TTGTTAAACCCACCCCTCCAACAATCATCAGATTGACCCCAGGCAATGACCCCTTGGAAACACAGACTAAAGTCTTGC CAGAGACAGATGAATGCAGGCTGAACAGGAACATTTGTGGTCACGGAGAGTGTGTGAACAGCCTGAGCAGCTACGTCTGTCACTGTCACCCGGGCTACCATCTCAACCCGCAGAGGAACATCTGCGAGG ATAATAATGAATGTGACTCTGATCCGTGTGGCCACGGCAGAGGCCTTTGCGTCAACAACGAAGGAAGTTACAAATGCATTTGTCGTCAGGGCTATAAACACATGGTGCAGTACGGGAGAGTCAAGTGCCTCG ACGTGGATGAGTGCTCGAAGCCCGATATCTGTGGCGTGGGAGGACAGTGCGTGAACCTGCCTGGCTCTTACAAGTGTGACTGTCACAGCGGCTTCAGGAGCAAGTCACACCGCGAGCCGGCCTGCGAAG ACATAAACGAGTGCTTGAACCCCGAGACTTGTCCCAATGAGCAGTGCGAGAACACGCCGGGCTCATACGAGTGTGTTCCTTGCTTGCCCGGTCACACGGCCCGCAGCAACACCTGCTACG ACATCGATGAATGTCAGAAGCCCGGCGTCTGTCCTAACGGGGGCTGTAACAACCTCCCCGGTAGTTACCTCTGCAAGTGTAACGAGGGCTTCCTCCCGTCTTCAGACAGCAAAAGTTGCAGTG ACGTCGACGAGTGCGAGGACGTCAGGCTGTGTGCTTACGGCCACTGCATCAACACAGAGGGCTCCTTCAAGTGCCAGTGCTACCCGGGGTACCAGCGCACACAGGAAGGCAGCCACTGCGAAG ATATCGACGAGTGCGAGACGCCGTCAAACTGCCAGAGGGGCCGCTGCATCAACAGCATGGGCTCGTACCACTGCGAGTGCCAGGCGGGCTACACACTGGTTGGAGGCAGGCGATGCCACG ACGTTGACGAGTGTGCCGCAGACAGAAGTCTCTGCCAGCCCTTCGGCTCCTGTGAGAACCGACCGGGCTCGTACGTGTGTTCCTGCAATCACGGCTACGTCCTCTCAGAGGACAAACACAGCTGCGAGG CCGTTCGCGTGCTGATGGACGAGAAGAAGGAGTGCTACATGAACCTGGACGACACGGTGTTCTGCGACAGCGTGCTGGCCTCCAACGTCACCAAGCAGGAGTGCTGCTGCTCCATCGGAGTGGGATGGGGAGATCACTGCGAGATCCATCCCTGTCCTGTCTCCCAATCAG CCGAGTTCCACTTCCTGTGTCCAAACGGACAAGGCCTCTACTATGACGAGGGACTCCTGTACAGCCTGCCTGTCTACCATG ATATCGACGAGTGCTCTTTGTTTGCTGATGAAATCTGCAAGAAGGGTCGCTGTGAGAACACGCAGCCGGGCTACGAGTGCTACTGCCAGCAGGGCTTCTACTACGACGGCAATCTTTTCGAGTGCATCG ATGTGAACGAATGCCACGACGAGTCTCTCTGCACCAACGGCCGCTGCGTCAACACCGAGGGCTCCTTCTACTGCAACTGCAACCCCTCCTGGACTCCGGACTCCAACAAGAAGAAGTGTGTGGTCCCAACAGTAGCag ATGACAATGAATGTGAGAACCCGGCCAACTGTAAGAACGGGCACTGCGTGGACACCCCCGGGTCGTACTACTGCATCTGCTCGCTGCCCTGGACGCTGGCCACCGACCGGAACAGCTGCGTGACTCCCGAGGAGCAGGCTG ATGTGAATGAGTGCCAGGACCCCTCGTACTGTAAGAACGGGAGGTGTGAGAACACGCCGGGCTCCTTTCATTGCTTTTGCGACCCTCCCCTCACCTTCAGTGCGGCGCTGAAACAGTGCGTCTATGACG ATCGCACCGCAGCCCACAAGGATGTGTGTTTCCTGCGGGTTGACGAGGGCTTGATCTGCAGCGAGCCCAGGAACGGCATGACGGTGACCTACTCGGAGTGCTGCTGTCACTACGGCCGCGGCTGGGGGCCCGAGTGCAACACCTGTCCGGCTAGAAACTCAG agatgttCAGTCGTCTGTGTCAGATGCATTGGGAGAGCGAGTCTGACGGGGAGCAGGATTTTCTGGCGGCTTTTGCCAACTACAACCCGG GTGACAGTTCAGAGGAGGATTCGGATGAGTGCAGCTGTGCAAATGGCCGCTGCGTCCGCTCCTATCTGGGGACCATGTGTGAGTGCAATGCAGGCTTCAGGCGGGACCACTCGCTCACCCGCTGCATAG acatTGACGAGTGCACGGAACCAGGAGCTCGCGTGAACCCGTGCAAGAACGCTCGCTGCGTGAACACCTCGGGCTCGTACAAGTGCTTCTGCAAACACGGCTTCGTGGCGACGCGCAGGCCCAACACGTGTGTGCGACGCAGGAGCCGGTAA